Proteins from a genomic interval of Pseudomonas sp. RC10:
- a CDS encoding ABC transporter substrate-binding protein: MRNTLNTAVRLTVLATAVLGSSLLQATVAHAATTVTPGQFKVGMEITYPPFESYDEKKNVVGSDPDLSRLLAKHMDLKAEFVDTKFSSLILSLNAGHYDAIISGMYITPERQTQAQTIAYAKTGAAIMVLKDSTIKPKVPEDLCGLKVGLEKGTTWVAQFNKLSTDYCVPNNKGAISVSEFPSAPEVTQALLSGNVQAQVEIDGAAGMIAERTKGRVVVSTEHSIYQQTLGIYVKKGNDELYQALLKAFDETKKSGEYAALLKKYNLEEPSN; this comes from the coding sequence ATGCGCAACACTTTGAACACTGCTGTTCGCTTGACCGTTCTTGCCACCGCCGTGCTCGGCAGCTCTTTGTTACAGGCTACGGTTGCCCACGCTGCCACCACTGTGACACCTGGCCAGTTCAAGGTCGGCATGGAGATTACCTACCCGCCGTTCGAATCCTACGACGAGAAGAAAAACGTTGTCGGCTCCGACCCTGACCTGTCGCGCCTGCTGGCCAAGCACATGGACCTGAAAGCCGAGTTCGTCGACACCAAGTTCTCCAGCTTGATCCTGAGCCTGAACGCCGGTCACTACGATGCGATCATCTCGGGCATGTACATTACCCCTGAGCGTCAGACCCAGGCCCAGACCATTGCCTACGCCAAGACCGGCGCCGCGATCATGGTGCTTAAAGACAGCACGATCAAACCCAAGGTGCCGGAAGACCTGTGCGGCCTGAAAGTCGGCCTGGAGAAAGGCACGACGTGGGTCGCCCAATTCAACAAGCTCTCCACCGATTACTGCGTGCCGAACAACAAGGGCGCGATTTCGGTCAGCGAATTCCCGTCCGCGCCGGAAGTGACCCAGGCGCTGCTGTCGGGCAACGTGCAGGCTCAGGTCGAAATCGACGGCGCGGCGGGCATGATCGCCGAACGCACCAAAGGTCGTGTGGTGGTCAGCACCGAGCACTCGATCTACCAGCAGACCCTCGGCATCTACGTGAAGAAAGGCAACGACGAGTTGTATCAGGCGTTGCTCAAGGCCTTCGACGAAACCAAGAAATCCGGTGAGTACGCGGCGCTGCTGAAGAAGTACAACCTGGAAGAGCCGAGTAATTAA
- a CDS encoding amino acid ABC transporter permease/ATP-binding protein, which produces MQFEWSYFFSLFSVSDFWESCITVIELSALGWFIGMLLGFLLASAKLSTARWISVPASIYIWFFRSVPLLVLVVFTYNLPQMFPITREVLSNPFYSGLLALVVTEAAYMAEIHRGGLISVAKGQKEAGRALGVGLIGMQRLIVIPQAFRISLPTLINEYITVVKLTSLVSVISLTELLTVGQRLYAQNFLVMETLSAVAVYYVMIVTVFGWLFHWLEQHLELNNRKPQTLDDSALARLRSTLIAQPAKARQSDAGPGSAPALQLVNIHKSYGHHEVLKGISLDVNPGQVISIIGPSGSGKTSLIRTVNSLESIDKGEIILFGEGFIHAGDSPNAPQIRRGVQRIGMVFQNFNLFPHRTILDNVTLAPRYHGRDKAISEQRAYALLDKVGLLAHAHKYPHQLSGGQQQRVAIARALAMDPQIMLFDEPTSALDPELVSEVLKVIGDLAKEGMTMLIVTHEMDFALSISDRVIFMENGVVQVDASPQTILADQCGERVRKFMGLDSLATQPEPVRKEA; this is translated from the coding sequence ATGCAATTCGAATGGTCCTACTTTTTTTCGCTGTTCTCGGTCTCGGACTTCTGGGAATCCTGCATCACGGTGATCGAACTCAGCGCCTTGGGCTGGTTCATTGGCATGCTCTTGGGGTTTCTACTGGCCTCGGCCAAGCTCTCGACCGCGCGCTGGATCAGCGTGCCTGCGTCGATTTATATCTGGTTCTTCCGTAGCGTCCCGCTGCTGGTGCTGGTGGTGTTCACCTACAACCTGCCGCAGATGTTTCCCATCACCCGTGAAGTGCTGTCCAATCCCTTCTACTCCGGCCTGTTGGCGCTGGTCGTCACCGAAGCGGCGTACATGGCCGAGATCCACCGGGGCGGCCTGATTTCCGTGGCCAAGGGTCAGAAAGAGGCCGGGCGTGCATTGGGCGTAGGATTGATCGGCATGCAGCGTCTGATCGTGATCCCGCAGGCCTTCCGCATTTCCCTGCCGACGCTGATCAACGAATACATCACCGTGGTGAAACTGACCTCGCTGGTGTCAGTGATTTCCCTGACCGAGCTGCTCACTGTCGGCCAGCGTCTGTACGCGCAAAACTTCCTGGTGATGGAAACCCTGTCGGCGGTCGCGGTGTATTACGTGATGATCGTGACCGTGTTCGGCTGGCTGTTTCACTGGCTCGAACAGCACCTGGAACTGAACAACCGCAAGCCGCAAACCCTCGACGACAGCGCCCTCGCCCGTCTGCGCTCGACGCTGATCGCACAGCCCGCCAAGGCCCGCCAGTCCGACGCAGGTCCGGGTTCGGCCCCTGCCTTGCAGCTGGTGAACATTCATAAGAGCTACGGCCATCACGAGGTGCTCAAGGGCATCAGTCTGGACGTGAATCCGGGGCAGGTGATCTCGATCATCGGGCCTTCAGGGTCGGGTAAAACCTCGCTGATCCGCACTGTGAACAGCCTGGAAAGCATCGACAAGGGCGAGATCATTCTCTTCGGTGAAGGCTTCATCCATGCCGGTGACAGCCCCAATGCGCCGCAGATTCGCCGGGGTGTGCAGCGCATCGGCATGGTGTTCCAGAACTTCAACCTGTTCCCCCATCGCACGATCCTGGACAACGTGACCCTCGCCCCACGTTATCACGGCCGCGACAAGGCCATCAGCGAACAGCGCGCCTATGCCCTGCTCGACAAGGTTGGCCTGCTCGCCCACGCGCACAAATACCCGCACCAACTCTCGGGCGGTCAGCAGCAGCGTGTGGCCATTGCCCGGGCGCTGGCGATGGACCCGCAGATCATGCTGTTCGACGAACCGACGTCCGCGCTCGACCCGGAACTGGTCAGCGAGGTGTTGAAAGTCATCGGCGACCTGGCGAAAGAAGGCATGACCATGCTCATCGTCACCCACGAAATGGACTTTGCGCTGTCGATTTCCGACCGTGTGATTTTCATGGAGAACGGCGTGGTGCAAGTCGATGCTTCGCCACAGACCATCCTCGCTGACCAGTGCGGCGAGCGGGTGCGCAAGTTCATGGGGCTGGACAGCCTGGCCACTCAACCGGAGCCCGTGCGCAAGGAAGCATGA
- a CDS encoding Rho-binding antiterminator: MDNYTPLNCDLYDYLEIACMHGYRLKVEMIDGTAFEGRPVTTRTAPSKEEFLQFADGLDEVRMDQMLAITPLDDGASFGRVELGNSFCAT; this comes from the coding sequence ATGGACAACTACACCCCGCTGAACTGCGATCTCTACGACTACCTGGAGATCGCCTGCATGCACGGTTATCGCTTGAAGGTCGAAATGATCGACGGCACGGCCTTCGAGGGCCGGCCCGTCACCACCCGCACTGCGCCGAGCAAAGAAGAATTCCTGCAATTCGCCGACGGCCTCGATGAAGTGCGGATGGACCAGATGCTCGCCATCACCCCGCTGGACGACGGCGCCAGTTTTGGTCGGGTGGAGTTGGGCAATTCGTTTTGCGCGACGTGA